From Anaerolineales bacterium, the proteins below share one genomic window:
- the selB gene encoding selenocysteine-specific translation elongation factor — protein MHVVATAGHVDHGKSALVKALSGIDPDRLKEEQARQMTIDLGFAWARLPDGDPIGIIDVPGHEDFIENMLAGLGSIDAVLFVVAADEGPRPQTVEHAEILGLLHVACGVVALTKADLVREPEWLQLVQQDVAALLRSAGLPAMAQVPVSSATGEGLTSLRAELSGALAGAVPRVDLGRPRLSVDRVFSMEGFGTVVTGTLTDGRLSPGQEIEIAPGGQRARIRGLQTHGERLTVADPGRRLAVNLAGVQASDVQRGDVLMAPGVYPASSRIDVRVEVLPSAQGGLKHGEAVKVFHGTARRMGRLRLLEADRLGPGEGGWAQLELEVPLVASPRDRFVLRRPSPSCTVAGGRIADLQPGRRHRRGDAGLLASLDRLLSSEAADRLLESAVRLGPAPPQEIRRVAGVSDEIASGTIAGLERDGQLIQLPGPGSEPMLMAESSYLRARQAMQDVLADYRRNYPLRFGMPKEELRSKAGVEAKLFAATLDVAERQGILERDGVRIRLAGAIPTLTSSQRDLLDRFLREVATYRFSPMSVKDARAMLGDDLFQFELESRNLVQVSAEVFFDGNTYAEMLDRLVQATQPEAGITVAEVRDLFGTTRKYALALMEHLDATGLTVREGDRRRFKIPAPGSAL, from the coding sequence GTGCATGTGGTTGCCACGGCAGGGCATGTCGACCACGGGAAGTCGGCGCTCGTGAAAGCGCTGTCCGGGATCGACCCCGATCGCCTGAAAGAGGAGCAAGCCCGTCAGATGACGATCGACCTGGGCTTCGCCTGGGCGAGGCTGCCTGACGGTGACCCGATCGGGATCATCGATGTCCCTGGGCATGAGGACTTCATCGAAAACATGCTGGCCGGCCTGGGGAGTATCGACGCCGTTCTGTTTGTGGTCGCCGCCGATGAAGGCCCGAGGCCGCAGACCGTCGAGCACGCCGAGATCCTGGGCCTGCTGCACGTGGCCTGCGGCGTGGTCGCCCTGACGAAGGCCGACCTGGTACGCGAACCGGAATGGCTGCAGCTCGTCCAACAAGACGTGGCGGCGCTGTTGCGCTCGGCAGGGTTGCCGGCGATGGCGCAGGTGCCCGTGTCCTCGGCTACGGGGGAAGGGCTGACCAGCCTGCGCGCCGAGCTGTCGGGCGCGCTGGCAGGCGCAGTCCCCCGGGTTGACCTCGGACGGCCACGGCTCTCGGTCGACCGAGTGTTCTCCATGGAAGGCTTCGGCACCGTCGTCACCGGCACGCTGACCGACGGCAGGCTGAGCCCGGGCCAGGAAATCGAAATCGCGCCAGGCGGACAACGAGCCCGAATTCGCGGCCTGCAGACCCATGGGGAAAGGCTGACCGTCGCGGATCCGGGAAGGCGCCTGGCCGTCAACCTGGCTGGGGTACAAGCCTCGGATGTGCAGCGGGGAGATGTCCTGATGGCACCTGGCGTCTACCCGGCCTCGAGCCGGATCGACGTGCGGGTGGAGGTGCTTCCTTCTGCGCAGGGGGGCCTGAAGCACGGCGAAGCTGTCAAAGTGTTTCATGGGACAGCTCGCCGGATGGGCAGGCTGCGCCTGCTTGAGGCCGACCGCCTCGGCCCGGGGGAGGGTGGCTGGGCCCAGCTGGAACTCGAAGTTCCGCTCGTTGCCAGCCCGCGCGACCGATTCGTTCTGCGGCGGCCGTCACCCTCGTGCACGGTCGCCGGGGGTCGCATTGCCGACCTGCAGCCGGGCCGGCGGCACCGGCGAGGCGACGCCGGGCTCCTCGCTTCACTAGACCGCCTGCTCTCATCCGAAGCGGCCGACCGATTGTTGGAGAGCGCGGTGCGCTTGGGGCCGGCGCCGCCGCAGGAGATTCGGCGGGTAGCCGGGGTCTCCGATGAGATCGCCTCCGGGACAATCGCCGGTCTGGAGCGAGACGGTCAGCTGATCCAGTTGCCGGGTCCAGGGTCCGAGCCCATGCTGATGGCTGAGAGCAGCTACCTTCGAGCTAGGCAGGCGATGCAGGACGTTCTGGCGGACTACCGGCGCAACTATCCCCTTCGCTTCGGCATGCCGAAAGAGGAGCTGCGCAGCAAGGCGGGAGTAGAGGCAAAGCTGTTTGCGGCGACGCTGGATGTGGCGGAACGGCAAGGAATTCTCGAGCGGGATGGGGTTCGCATCCGGCTAGCCGGGGCAATTCCCACGCTCACCTCATCGCAGCGAGACCTATTGGATCGTTTCCTCCGGGAGGTGGCCACGTACAGGTTCTCGCCGATGTCGGTCAAAGACGCCCGGGCGATGCTTGGAGACGATCTGTTCCAATTTGAATTGGAGAGCAGAAACCTAGTGCAGGTGTCGGCCGAGGTCTTCTTCGACGGAAACACCTATGCCGAGATGCTTGATCGCCTGGTCCAGGCCACACAGCCGGAGGCCGGGATCACCGTGGCCGAGGTTCGAGATCTGTTCGGCACAACCCGCAAGTATGCGCTGGCGCTGATGGAGCACCTCGACGCAACCGGACTGACCGTCCGCGAGGGCGACCGGCGGCGCTTCAAGATCCCGGCGCCCGGTTCCGCACTCTAG